AAAAAGGTGATTTTGTGCATCTCAGCCTTCGAGCAGTTCGACCTGCCTTCCGTCGGGGTCCTGTACGAAGGCCATGTCGCGTCCGCCGGGGCTGGGTTGCAGGTCGCGGGTGACGGTGACGCCACTGGCGCGCAGGGTGGGCAGCAGGGCGCGCAGGCCGGTGACGTGCAGGGCGATGTGTTCGGCCCAGTGGGGGTGCGGGGCGGGGGCCTGTTCCGGGATCTGGAAGAACTGGAGGCGGCCCTCGCCGAGGCGCAGGACGGCGCGGCGGTAGCCTTCGGGGGTGGTGAGGTTCTTCTCGGTGACGGCGCCCAGGGTTTCGTAGAAGGCGACGGTGGCGTTCAGGTCGCGGGTGAGGAACGAGACGTGTTTCAGCATGCGGTCAGGGTATACGCTGGGCGGCATGATGGCTGCCGCGCTGGACAGGGCCGGGCCGCCGTGGACGCTGCGGGGGGCGGGGCTGGTCGCGGTGTTCGGCGCGCGGGGCGTGCTGATGCTGGTGCGGTACGTGTCGTCGCCGGTGGGGCCGTATGACGAACTACTGTGGGCGGAGGTGCGTGGCAGTCCGGTGGGGCTGCGCCCGCAGGTAACGCGGATCGTGGTGAGCACGGAGGCCAGCGTGGTGTGGGGCCGCCGGAACTGGGGCATTCCGAAGGAACTCGCGGCGTTCGGGTGGTCGGGGAGTGGACTGGGCGGCGGGCCGGACGGCTGGCGTGGCGAGGGTGGGCAGGTGCGGGTCACGGGGGCCGGGGGTGAGATGCTGGCGCACCTGGGATTCCGGGTGGGCGGGCCGCGCGTGCCGGTGTGGACGGGAGTGGTGCCGGGGGCGTGGCGGACGCTGGCCCAGCCGGACCTGACGCCGGAACCGGACGCCGCAGGCCCACGCAGGACGTTGCTGACCACCGTGCAGGCGCGCGGGCAGGTGCAGGCGGCCCGCCTGAGCGCAG
This Deinococcus seoulensis DNA region includes the following protein-coding sequences:
- a CDS encoding VOC family protein — protein: MLKHVSFLTRDLNATVAFYETLGAVTEKNLTTPEGYRRAVLRLGEGRLQFFQIPEQAPAPHPHWAEHIALHVTGLRALLPTLRASGVTVTRDLQPSPGGRDMAFVQDPDGRQVELLEG